In Clostridia bacterium, a genomic segment contains:
- a CDS encoding LUD domain-containing protein — translation MSPDFEQLYRLFKAKAEAAAAQVYRVKTPAEAGALIAQIAQETGANQIAAAPSPLVNECLAGTSMPVPVYTENLRAHAEEAHIGLSELDMAVADIGTLQQDATDINKRLVSMLPNVHIALVRITSLVPDLKEAFVQLEQQKDRLPGYGAFITGPSRTADIERVLTIGVHGPYELRIIFIDQPGGDTNE, via the coding sequence ATGTCACCGGATTTTGAACAACTCTACCGGCTCTTTAAAGCCAAAGCAGAAGCTGCGGCAGCCCAGGTCTACCGGGTAAAAACCCCGGCGGAGGCCGGGGCCTTGATTGCCCAGATAGCGCAGGAAACGGGCGCCAACCAAATCGCTGCCGCACCTTCCCCGCTGGTGAACGAGTGCCTGGCAGGGACGTCCATGCCGGTGCCGGTGTACACGGAGAATTTACGCGCCCATGCGGAAGAAGCCCACATCGGCTTATCGGAACTGGACATGGCGGTGGCCGATATCGGGACCCTGCAGCAGGACGCCACCGATATTAACAAGCGCCTCGTGTCCATGCTGCCCAACGTGCATATTGCTCTGGTGCGAATCACTTCCCTGGTACCGGATCTAAAAGAAGCTTTCGTGCAACTGGAACAGCAAAAGGACCGCCTGCCTGGCTACGGCGCTTTCATTACCGGTCCCAGCCGGACGGCGGATATCGAGCGGGTACTGACGATTGGTGTCCACGGCCCCTACGAGCTAAGAATCATCTTCATTGACCAACCGGGAGGTGACACCAATGAGTAA
- a CDS encoding LUD domain-containing protein, whose product MSKDLRAEIQKALENENLRGALGRFADAYIDSRAKAYEGRDFEALREDIARRKRACAQKMWDLADQFKKNAEARGAQVFIAKTAEEARKYIIDVALKHQAKLMVKSKSMASEEIHLNKHLEEHGIAAAETDLGEWILQLSGDRPSHMVMPAIHLTRYQVADIFSKEVKEQLSAEIPRLVKVARKELREKFLTADIGLSGANALVAETGTVFIVTNEGNARLTTSMPRVHLVLAGLEKLVEKLDDARAILECLPRSATAQQLTSYVSMITGPTPTALPDGTVVDKELHIVLMDNGRSKMRDDPVFVEALQCIRCASCLNVCPVFERVGGHVFGAIYTGGIGTILTAFFNEFDDAGEIQNLCLSCGRCKEVCPGKIDIPKLILELRNRYVAKHGMPAAQKFLFNTVLPNRKLFHSLLKVASKAQKPFVSDQKIRHLPLFLAGFTEGRSLPALANQPFREQLDKLPQPKQVKAKVGFFGGCLVDFVYPEIGQSVAKVLAKLDMQLVYPLEQACCGVPAGHLGAVDAFARMARQNIEAFEKAGVDYIVTACPTCTHALKHEYVELLKDDPAWAERAEAFAAKVHDLSQFIATHSRNGRLLDFKAGGETVTYHDSCHLRRSLGVFQEPRNLIKEAGYELVEMTWPDRCCGFGGSYSIKFPELSRPILEAKLKDIQQTGASIAAMDCPGCIMQIGGGLDQKHSTTRVKHTIELLAEKLRD is encoded by the coding sequence ATGAGTAAAGACTTAAGGGCGGAAATCCAAAAAGCTTTGGAAAACGAAAACCTGCGGGGAGCCCTGGGACGTTTTGCCGACGCTTACATCGACTCCCGGGCCAAAGCTTATGAAGGCAGGGACTTCGAAGCATTAAGAGAGGACATCGCCCGGCGCAAGCGGGCCTGTGCCCAAAAGATGTGGGACCTGGCGGACCAGTTCAAAAAGAACGCGGAAGCCAGGGGAGCCCAGGTCTTCATCGCCAAAACAGCGGAAGAAGCCCGGAAGTATATTATCGATGTAGCCCTAAAGCACCAGGCCAAATTAATGGTCAAATCCAAATCCATGGCTTCGGAAGAAATCCACCTGAACAAGCATTTAGAGGAACACGGGATCGCGGCGGCGGAAACGGACCTGGGCGAGTGGATCCTGCAGCTGTCCGGCGACCGGCCGTCCCACATGGTGATGCCGGCCATTCACCTCACCAGGTACCAGGTGGCGGACATTTTCTCCAAAGAAGTGAAGGAACAACTATCCGCCGAGATCCCAAGGCTGGTCAAAGTCGCCAGAAAAGAACTGCGGGAAAAATTCCTCACCGCCGACATCGGCTTGTCCGGTGCCAACGCCCTGGTGGCGGAAACCGGCACCGTCTTCATTGTCACCAACGAGGGTAATGCCCGGTTGACCACCTCCATGCCGCGGGTCCACCTGGTCCTGGCGGGTTTGGAAAAACTGGTGGAGAAACTGGATGACGCCCGGGCCATCTTGGAGTGCCTGCCGCGCAGCGCCACGGCCCAGCAGCTGACCAGCTATGTGAGCATGATCACCGGCCCCACTCCTACCGCCCTGCCGGACGGCACCGTGGTTGACAAAGAGCTGCACATCGTGTTGATGGACAACGGCCGTTCCAAAATGCGGGACGACCCGGTCTTCGTGGAAGCCCTGCAGTGCATCCGCTGCGCTTCCTGCCTCAACGTCTGCCCCGTTTTTGAAAGGGTGGGCGGCCATGTTTTCGGCGCTATTTACACCGGCGGCATCGGCACCATCTTGACGGCTTTCTTCAACGAATTCGATGACGCCGGGGAAATCCAAAACCTGTGCTTGAGCTGCGGCCGCTGTAAAGAAGTATGCCCCGGCAAGATCGATATCCCGAAGCTGATCCTGGAGCTGAGAAACCGCTATGTGGCCAAGCACGGCATGCCGGCGGCGCAAAAATTCTTGTTCAACACCGTGCTGCCTAACCGCAAGCTGTTCCACAGCCTGCTGAAAGTGGCCAGCAAAGCCCAAAAGCCCTTCGTCTCGGACCAGAAGATCAGGCATTTACCGCTCTTCTTGGCTGGATTTACCGAGGGCAGAAGTTTACCCGCTCTTGCCAACCAACCCTTTAGGGAACAGCTGGACAAGCTGCCTCAACCCAAGCAAGTCAAGGCCAAAGTGGGCTTCTTCGGCGGCTGCCTGGTAGACTTTGTCTATCCCGAAATCGGCCAATCCGTCGCCAAAGTCCTGGCCAAGTTGGATATGCAGCTGGTTTACCCGCTGGAACAAGCCTGCTGCGGGGTACCGGCGGGGCACTTAGGCGCGGTGGATGCTTTTGCCAGGATGGCCAGGCAGAACATCGAAGCCTTTGAAAAAGCCGGCGTTGACTACATCGTCACGGCCTGTCCCACCTGCACCCACGCCTTGAAGCATGAATACGTGGAGCTTTTGAAAGACGACCCGGCTTGGGCCGAGCGAGCGGAAGCTTTCGCCGCCAAGGTGCACGATTTATCCCAGTTTATCGCCACCCACTCCCGTAACGGCCGGCTGCTGGATTTCAAAGCCGGCGGTGAAACAGTCACTTACCACGATTCCTGTCACTTGCGCCGGAGTTTAGGGGTATTCCAAGAACCAAGAAACCTGATCAAGGAAGCCGGCTACGAACTGGTGGAAATGACCTGGCCCGATCGCTGCTGCGGATTCGGCGGTTCTTACAGCATCAAGTTCCCGGAACTGTCCCGGCCCATCTTGGAAGCCAAACTGAAGGACATCCAGCAGACGGGAGCGAGTATTGCGGCCATGGACTGCCCGGGCTGCATCATGCAAATCGGCGGCGGACTGGATCAAAAGC